In one Planctomycetota bacterium genomic region, the following are encoded:
- a CDS encoding 2-oxoglutarate dehydrogenase E1 component has protein sequence MHDTEKEQFNSLSLGFVEGLYADFLKSPESVAPEWREYFQQFPLEDHLDQFSLGPTFRPASLFNPNPVAVGIHANGNGNGQVVVTATAPAAAQPHTVGGKELSVANLQDRVDQLIRAYRVRGHMIAQLDPLGLPRPVPPELSLEYYGLTEADLDRPFSTRTIYGPDVLTLRGILKRLRNTYCRWIGVQYMHIDDLRIRNWLQHRMEASENRVELTRKEQLRIFTRLTDAVIFEEFIQKKFVGAKSFSLEGAESLIPLLDLAIEKTGEQGVSEICLGMAHRGRLNVLANIMGKSPRNIFREFEEVAPELQAGGGDVKYHLGYSTDWPTACGQKVHITLCFNPSHLEFVNPVALGRMRAKMDRIGDMQRRKGLTILIHGDAAFAGEGLTQETFNLSGLSGYTTGGSIHLIVNNQIGFTTPPSEGRTTVYATDVAKMLQSPIFHVNGENPEAVAQVVRMALDFRQEFQRDVVIDMYCYRLRGHNEGDEPSFTQPLMYQIIEKHKSTREGYLEHLLQLGGMTRDEADKIAARRRENLEQELSVARSETFVPRNDVFPNPWVGYCGGSDSAVEEADTSVDRARLSSLLEVQTKLPSDFHPHPKIERLLKVRAEMSRGETPLNWGAAEALAFATLVSDGFPIRISGQDAQRGTFSHRHSVLHDVRDGHTYMPLQHLGTKQARVEIYNSPLSEIGVLGFDYGYSLDYPDALVCWEAQFGDFANVAQVVIDQFIASAEEKWNRFCGLVMLLPHGMEGAGPEHSSARLERFLASVANDNMQVVYPSTPAQLFHLLRRQVLRKIRKPLVVMTPKSLLGLKECTSSLDELATGRFRKVIPDSTARQPVSRILLCSGKVYYDLDKQRRETGREDVAIIRVEQLAPLPTQELRAALAGYQDGTPVFWVQEEPANMGAWYYLRVNVGERLFDRLPFQGVYRKAAASPAAGSKSAHYREQKELLAKAFGGV, from the coding sequence ATGCACGACACCGAGAAAGAGCAGTTCAACAGCCTGAGCCTGGGCTTCGTCGAAGGCTTGTACGCTGACTTCCTCAAGAGCCCCGAATCGGTCGCCCCCGAGTGGCGGGAATACTTCCAGCAGTTCCCGCTGGAAGATCACCTCGACCAATTCAGCCTGGGGCCGACATTTCGCCCGGCCAGCCTGTTCAACCCGAACCCGGTCGCGGTCGGAATCCACGCCAACGGCAACGGGAATGGCCAGGTGGTCGTCACGGCGACTGCACCAGCGGCGGCCCAACCGCACACGGTCGGCGGCAAGGAACTGAGCGTCGCGAACCTGCAAGATCGCGTCGACCAGTTGATTCGCGCCTATCGCGTCCGCGGCCACATGATCGCCCAACTCGACCCGTTGGGGTTGCCGCGCCCCGTGCCGCCGGAATTGTCACTCGAATACTACGGCCTGACCGAGGCCGACCTGGATCGGCCGTTCTCGACGCGAACGATTTACGGCCCGGACGTGCTGACGCTGCGCGGCATTTTGAAGCGGCTGCGCAACACCTATTGCCGCTGGATCGGCGTGCAGTACATGCACATCGACGATTTGCGCATTCGCAACTGGCTGCAACACCGGATGGAAGCGTCGGAGAACCGCGTCGAGCTGACACGCAAAGAGCAGTTGCGGATTTTCACGCGACTGACCGACGCGGTGATCTTCGAAGAGTTCATCCAGAAAAAATTCGTCGGCGCCAAGAGTTTCTCACTCGAAGGGGCCGAGAGCTTGATTCCGCTGCTGGACCTGGCCATCGAAAAGACCGGCGAGCAAGGTGTCAGCGAAATCTGCCTGGGCATGGCCCACCGCGGTCGATTGAACGTGTTGGCCAATATCATGGGCAAGAGCCCGCGGAACATCTTCCGCGAGTTCGAGGAAGTCGCTCCCGAGTTGCAAGCCGGCGGCGGCGACGTGAAGTACCACTTGGGATACAGCACCGATTGGCCGACCGCCTGTGGCCAGAAGGTCCACATCACGCTCTGCTTCAACCCCAGCCACCTTGAGTTCGTCAACCCGGTCGCCTTGGGTCGCATGCGGGCCAAGATGGACCGAATTGGCGACATGCAGCGCCGCAAGGGTTTGACCATCCTGATCCACGGCGACGCGGCGTTCGCCGGCGAAGGGCTGACGCAAGAGACGTTCAATCTGAGCGGCCTCAGCGGCTACACCACCGGCGGCAGCATTCACCTGATTGTCAACAATCAGATTGGCTTCACGACTCCGCCGAGCGAAGGTCGCACGACGGTCTATGCCACCGACGTGGCCAAGATGTTGCAAAGCCCGATCTTCCACGTGAACGGCGAAAACCCCGAAGCCGTCGCGCAGGTGGTCCGCATGGCGCTCGACTTCCGCCAGGAATTCCAGCGCGACGTCGTGATCGACATGTATTGCTATCGACTCCGCGGCCACAACGAAGGGGACGAGCCCTCCTTCACCCAGCCGCTGATGTACCAGATTATCGAGAAGCATAAGTCGACGCGCGAAGGCTACCTCGAACACTTGCTGCAGTTGGGCGGCATGACTCGCGACGAGGCGGACAAGATCGCGGCTCGGCGGCGCGAAAACTTGGAACAGGAACTGTCGGTGGCGCGCAGCGAGACTTTCGTGCCGCGCAACGATGTGTTTCCGAATCCCTGGGTCGGCTATTGCGGCGGCAGCGACTCGGCGGTCGAAGAGGCCGACACCTCGGTTGATCGGGCCCGGCTATCAAGCCTGCTCGAAGTGCAAACCAAGCTCCCGTCCGACTTCCACCCGCATCCCAAGATCGAGCGGCTGTTGAAGGTTCGAGCTGAGATGTCCCGGGGCGAGACACCGCTCAACTGGGGCGCGGCCGAGGCGCTGGCCTTTGCCACCCTGGTCAGTGATGGCTTTCCGATCCGCATCTCGGGCCAAGACGCCCAGCGCGGCACGTTCAGCCACCGGCACTCGGTGCTACACGATGTCCGCGACGGCCACACCTATATGCCGCTGCAACACCTGGGAACCAAGCAGGCCCGGGTTGAAATCTACAACAGCCCGTTGTCGGAAATCGGCGTATTGGGCTTTGACTATGGCTACAGCCTGGACTACCCCGACGCGCTGGTTTGCTGGGAAGCCCAGTTCGGCGACTTTGCCAATGTGGCGCAAGTGGTGATCGACCAGTTCATCGCTAGCGCCGAGGAGAAGTGGAACCGCTTCTGCGGGCTGGTGATGCTGTTGCCCCACGGTATGGAAGGGGCCGGCCCCGAGCATTCGAGCGCTCGGCTTGAGCGTTTTCTGGCCTCGGTGGCCAACGACAACATGCAGGTCGTCTACCCATCGACGCCGGCTCAACTGTTCCATCTGCTGCGGCGGCAGGTCTTGCGCAAAATACGCAAGCCGTTGGTCGTGATGACCCCCAAGAGCCTGCTGGGCCTGAAGGAATGCACCTCGTCGCTCGACGAGCTGGCCACCGGGCGGTTCCGCAAGGTGATTCCCGACTCGACGGCACGGCAACCGGTTTCGCGCATTTTGCTCTGCAGCGGCAAGGTCTATTACGACCTGGACAAGCAGCGGCGCGAGACAGGCCGCGAAGATGTAGCGATTATTCGCGTGGAGCAGTTGGCCCCCTTGCCGACCCAGGAACTGCGGGCGGCGCTGGCCGGCTATCAGGACGGCACCCCGGTCTTTTGGGTTCAGGAAGAGCCGGCTAATATGGGTGCCTGGTACTATCTGCGCGTCAATGTTGGCGAACGGCTGTTCGACCGGTTGCCGTTCCAGGGCGTGTATCGCAAGGCGGCGGCCAGCCCCGCGGCCGGGTCGAAAAGCGCCCACTATCGCGAGCAAAAGGAACTGTTGGCCAAGGCCTTCGGCGGCGTATAG
- a CDS encoding sodium:alanine symporter family protein, translated as MQHINHLIDYAVSWLWAEYTYVALLAIGLLFSLWSKFVQYRALTHGVALVRGRYDDRADPGALNHFQALSTALSGTVGLGNIGGVALAIAAGGPGALFWMWIAGVLGMAIKTVEVTLAMIYRDVSDPDNPRGGAMWVIDRGLGEEDGPARKFVARCLASLFCGALALATITGGNMFQSWNVANITEAYFNVPALASGVAMAVVTALVIIGGIRRIGDVTGRLVPAMCGIYLIGGIVVLVIEAANVPALLFSVVKHAFNPTEAQGAFLGATVWFSLTTGLKRAFFSNEAGQGTSPIAHAAAKTKEPVREGIVAGLEPFVDTCLVCTLTGLVLLATGTWNREAVGKFAGRVGVDTNVSMLPPPLADQPWDEGTQFFALVEHAGAKSSDARKLSRLEGTIVAARDDTTEIDWAPLPEGAQVVDSGIYLDLTGATLTGHAFDRSVPGLGKWLVTISCWMFAISTLISWSYYGEQATAFALGTWAVTPYRAAFCVLCAVATIPGFITTDAHLGNLADLGSGCMLFTNVPIVVLIAPRAISAIRDYFRRFRAGEMSGHRAPPLAAVARGEDVR; from the coding sequence ATGCAACATATCAACCACCTGATCGACTACGCGGTGAGCTGGCTGTGGGCCGAGTACACTTACGTCGCGCTGTTGGCGATTGGGCTGCTGTTTTCGCTGTGGAGCAAGTTCGTCCAGTATCGGGCGCTGACGCACGGCGTGGCGTTGGTCCGCGGGCGTTACGACGATCGGGCCGATCCCGGGGCGCTGAACCATTTTCAGGCCCTGTCGACCGCGCTGTCGGGGACCGTCGGACTGGGGAACATTGGTGGCGTGGCGCTGGCCATTGCGGCCGGCGGGCCCGGCGCGCTGTTCTGGATGTGGATCGCCGGCGTCTTGGGCATGGCCATCAAGACCGTCGAAGTCACGCTGGCCATGATCTATCGCGATGTCAGCGATCCCGACAATCCGCGCGGCGGGGCGATGTGGGTGATCGATCGCGGCCTGGGCGAAGAGGACGGGCCGGCACGCAAGTTCGTGGCCCGCTGTTTGGCGTCGTTGTTCTGCGGCGCGCTGGCCCTGGCGACGATTACCGGTGGCAACATGTTTCAATCGTGGAACGTCGCCAACATCACCGAGGCTTACTTCAACGTGCCGGCGCTGGCCTCGGGCGTGGCGATGGCGGTGGTGACGGCGCTGGTGATCATCGGCGGCATCCGCCGGATTGGGGACGTGACCGGGCGGCTGGTGCCGGCGATGTGCGGCATCTATCTGATTGGCGGCATTGTCGTATTGGTCATCGAGGCGGCCAACGTGCCTGCGCTGCTGTTTAGCGTGGTCAAGCACGCGTTTAACCCGACCGAGGCGCAAGGAGCGTTCCTCGGCGCGACGGTTTGGTTCTCGCTAACCACGGGACTGAAGCGTGCGTTCTTCTCGAACGAGGCCGGGCAGGGAACCTCGCCGATCGCCCACGCGGCGGCCAAAACCAAAGAACCCGTTCGCGAAGGAATCGTGGCCGGGCTCGAACCGTTTGTGGACACGTGTTTGGTCTGCACGCTGACGGGACTGGTGTTGCTGGCGACTGGTACCTGGAATCGCGAAGCGGTTGGCAAGTTTGCCGGTCGAGTTGGCGTCGATACGAACGTCTCGATGTTGCCGCCGCCGTTGGCCGATCAACCCTGGGACGAAGGGACTCAATTCTTCGCGCTGGTCGAACATGCCGGGGCAAAGTCTTCGGACGCTCGCAAGCTGTCGCGACTGGAGGGAACGATCGTCGCGGCGAGAGACGACACGACCGAGATCGACTGGGCGCCCTTGCCCGAGGGGGCACAGGTCGTTGACAGCGGCATCTATCTGGACCTGACTGGCGCCACGCTAACTGGACATGCTTTCGACCGCTCGGTGCCGGGGCTGGGCAAGTGGCTGGTCACGATCTCGTGCTGGATGTTCGCCATTTCGACGCTCATCTCGTGGAGTTACTACGGCGAACAGGCGACAGCCTTCGCGCTGGGAACTTGGGCGGTAACGCCCTATCGCGCGGCGTTTTGCGTGCTGTGTGCCGTCGCGACGATTCCCGGATTTATCACGACCGATGCGCACCTGGGGAACCTGGCGGACCTGGGCTCGGGTTGTATGTTGTTCACCAACGTGCCAATCGTGGTGCTGATCGCTCCCCGGGCGATCAGCGCGATTCGCGATTACTTCCGCCGTTTCCGTGCCGGCGAGATGTCCGGGCATCGCGCGCCGCCCCTCGCCGCAGTGGCCCGCGGCGAAGATGTTCGCTGA
- the lpdA gene encoding dihydrolipoyl dehydrogenase, with product MSTAPTEFDLIVIGAGPGGYVGAIRAAQLGLKVACVEREPLLGGTCLRIGCIPSKALLESSERFYEAQHTFAAHGIKLPEVQLDLPTMLGRKDNVVATLCRGIEGLFKKNKITRLTGHARFTGPGSISVEHAGSAAEYRAKFILIATGSRVGSLPGVAIDGQRVTSSTEALAYPTVPKTLIVIGAGFIGLELGSVWRRLGSQVTVLEYLDRILPGADAEIAAEALKLFKKQGLEFQLGTRVLSAKADGDGAVVEIADKPALRAERVLVSVGRVPNTEGLGLDAIGVQLDHKGRIPVDKHYATKAPGVFAIGDVIEGPMLAHKAEEEAVACVEQLVTGYGHVNYDVIPSVAYTHPEVASVGRTEEQLQTAGVAYRKGKFMFRANGRALAMGDADGMVKILSDAQTDRILGVHMLGPRVGDLIAEAATAMEFGASSEDLARTCHAHPTLPEATKEAALAVLGRVISS from the coding sequence ATGAGCACCGCACCGACTGAGTTTGATCTGATTGTCATTGGCGCTGGGCCCGGGGGTTACGTCGGCGCCATTCGCGCCGCGCAGCTTGGGCTGAAGGTCGCCTGTGTCGAGCGCGAGCCGCTGCTGGGGGGCACCTGCCTGCGGATCGGCTGCATTCCCAGCAAGGCCCTGCTCGAATCGAGCGAGCGGTTTTACGAAGCCCAGCACACCTTTGCCGCCCACGGCATCAAGCTGCCCGAAGTGCAGCTCGATCTGCCGACCATGCTGGGTCGTAAGGACAACGTGGTCGCCACGCTGTGCCGCGGCATCGAAGGATTGTTCAAGAAGAATAAGATCACGCGGCTGACCGGTCACGCTCGGTTTACTGGCCCCGGCAGCATCTCGGTCGAACATGCCGGCAGCGCTGCCGAATATCGGGCCAAGTTCATCCTGATCGCCACGGGCAGCCGCGTGGGCAGCCTGCCCGGCGTGGCCATCGACGGCCAGCGCGTGACCAGCAGCACCGAAGCGCTCGCCTACCCGACGGTTCCCAAGACGTTGATCGTCATCGGCGCAGGGTTCATCGGCTTGGAACTTGGCAGCGTCTGGCGTCGGCTGGGCTCGCAGGTGACCGTGCTCGAATACCTCGATCGCATTCTGCCGGGGGCCGATGCCGAGATCGCAGCCGAGGCCCTGAAGCTGTTCAAGAAACAAGGGCTCGAATTCCAGCTAGGGACGCGCGTTCTGTCGGCCAAGGCCGATGGGGACGGCGCCGTGGTCGAAATCGCCGACAAGCCGGCCCTGCGCGCCGAGCGAGTGCTGGTCAGCGTTGGCCGCGTGCCCAACACTGAAGGACTGGGGCTCGACGCCATCGGCGTGCAACTCGACCACAAGGGACGCATCCCGGTCGACAAACATTACGCCACCAAGGCGCCCGGCGTGTTCGCCATTGGCGACGTGATCGAAGGCCCGATGCTCGCTCACAAGGCTGAGGAAGAAGCCGTCGCCTGCGTCGAGCAACTGGTCACCGGCTATGGCCACGTCAATTACGACGTGATCCCCAGCGTGGCCTACACGCACCCCGAAGTCGCCTCGGTCGGCCGGACCGAAGAGCAGCTACAGACCGCCGGCGTGGCCTATCGCAAAGGCAAGTTCATGTTCCGGGCCAACGGCCGCGCGCTGGCGATGGGTGACGCCGACGGCATGGTGAAGATTCTCTCCGATGCCCAGACCGATCGAATCCTGGGCGTCCACATGCTCGGCCCGCGCGTCGGCGACTTGATTGCCGAAGCGGCCACAGCGATGGAATTTGGCGCCAGCAGCGAAGACCTGGCCCGCACCTGCCACGCCCACCCGACGCTCCCCGAGGCGACCAAGGAAGCGGCGCTGGCCGTCTTGGGCCGCGTGATCTCGTCCTAG
- a CDS encoding DUF1802 family protein, whose translation MLPASNMILKEWASVCQALRTGRQSILLRKGGIAEGPRGFSIEHDEFWLWPTYLHQSAEGLASDAADLFDAAQRQQPPAGRAHMSLYAVVERVWLIDDATRLPLLRPFHVLSGATIESRFHYRRPGLYVAAVQVFESPTPFVAEEDEQLAGCKSWGQLPTPLSTDGLRPIDGSRHATDLAKLTLALGE comes from the coding sequence ATGCTTCCCGCCAGCAATATGATCCTGAAGGAATGGGCCTCGGTCTGCCAGGCGCTCAGGACCGGTCGGCAATCGATCTTGCTGCGTAAAGGTGGAATTGCCGAAGGACCGCGAGGCTTTTCGATAGAGCACGACGAGTTCTGGCTCTGGCCAACCTATCTGCACCAGTCGGCCGAAGGCCTGGCCTCCGATGCGGCCGACTTGTTCGACGCGGCCCAGCGGCAACAGCCACCCGCGGGTCGCGCGCACATGTCTCTTTATGCCGTCGTCGAGCGGGTCTGGCTCATCGACGATGCCACCAGGCTCCCGCTGCTCAGACCGTTTCACGTGCTGAGCGGCGCGACCATCGAATCACGATTCCACTATCGTCGACCGGGGCTGTATGTGGCCGCGGTTCAAGTGTTCGAGTCGCCGACTCCCTTCGTCGCCGAAGAGGACGAACAACTGGCCGGGTGCAAAAGTTGGGGGCAGTTGCCGACTCCGCTATCGACCGACGGGCTGCGACCGATCGACGGTTCGCGGCACGCGACAGATCTGGCGAAACTGACCCTGGCGCTTGGCGAATGA
- the odhB gene encoding 2-oxoglutarate dehydrogenase complex dihydrolipoyllysine-residue succinyltransferase — MPVELKVPSVGESITEVLIADWKKGEGELAAKDESVVEIETDKATVEVSAPIAGRIVKVLKNKGDSATVGEVIGLMEVATADAAPAAPSSPAPANRGPDLGKAGPDAHAHAPAPAAPAAHASAPAPAASFVMPAARREMASQGLTPDQVTPTGPGGRMLKEDVLRRATETVPAPAAVVAPPKPAAAPPAAPAPRPASASVVSRAQSVGGREIEIVPMSPLRKRIAERLVEAQHTAALLTTFNEIDMSGVMALRSEHKEKFQEKYQCKLGFTSFFVKAVVEALKTIPQVNAEIRDQQIVYHNYFDIGIAVSSAKGLVVPVLRNAERMGFAEIEMAVEDFGRRARENKIKLEELEGGTFTISNGGVFGSLLSTPIINPPQSGILGLHAIQDRPVARDGQVVIRPMMYVALSYDHRIVDGREAVTFLRRVKEAIEQPARLLLEI, encoded by the coding sequence ATGCCTGTTGAACTCAAAGTCCCTTCCGTGGGCGAATCGATCACCGAAGTGTTGATTGCCGATTGGAAGAAGGGAGAAGGCGAACTCGCCGCCAAAGACGAGAGCGTGGTCGAAATCGAAACCGACAAGGCCACCGTCGAAGTCTCGGCGCCCATCGCTGGCCGGATCGTCAAGGTGCTGAAGAACAAGGGCGACTCGGCCACGGTCGGCGAAGTGATCGGGCTGATGGAAGTCGCCACGGCCGATGCCGCGCCGGCTGCACCGTCGTCGCCGGCGCCAGCCAACCGCGGGCCCGACCTGGGTAAGGCCGGCCCCGATGCCCACGCACACGCTCCGGCTCCGGCCGCGCCTGCCGCTCACGCCAGCGCGCCAGCTCCCGCGGCGAGCTTTGTGATGCCCGCCGCGCGGCGCGAGATGGCCTCGCAAGGGCTCACGCCCGATCAGGTCACACCAACCGGCCCTGGCGGACGAATGCTCAAGGAAGACGTGCTGCGCCGCGCCACGGAAACCGTACCCGCGCCGGCCGCCGTCGTCGCGCCGCCCAAGCCTGCTGCGGCTCCGCCGGCGGCGCCAGCGCCGCGTCCAGCGTCGGCCTCCGTGGTCAGTCGCGCGCAATCGGTGGGCGGTCGCGAAATCGAAATCGTGCCGATGTCGCCGCTGCGCAAGCGGATTGCCGAACGCCTGGTCGAAGCCCAGCACACGGCCGCGCTGCTGACCACGTTCAACGAAATCGACATGTCGGGCGTGATGGCCCTGCGCAGCGAGCACAAGGAGAAGTTCCAGGAAAAGTACCAGTGCAAGCTCGGCTTCACGTCGTTCTTTGTCAAGGCGGTGGTCGAGGCCTTGAAGACGATTCCCCAGGTGAATGCCGAGATTCGCGACCAGCAGATCGTCTATCACAACTACTTTGATATCGGCATCGCCGTGTCGAGCGCCAAGGGACTGGTCGTGCCGGTGCTACGGAACGCCGAGCGGATGGGCTTTGCCGAGATTGAAATGGCCGTCGAAGATTTCGGTCGCCGCGCCCGCGAGAACAAGATCAAGCTCGAAGAGCTCGAAGGGGGCACGTTCACAATCAGCAACGGCGGCGTGTTCGGCTCGCTCTTGAGCACGCCGATCATCAATCCGCCGCAAAGCGGCATCCTGGGCCTGCACGCCATCCAGGACCGCCCCGTCGCCCGCGATGGCCAGGTGGTGATTCGCCCGATGATGTACGTGGCCCTGTCGTACGATCACCGGATTGTCGACGGCCGCGAAGCCGTGACCTTCCTCCGCCGCGTGAAGGAAGCCATCGAGCAACCCGCCCGGCTGCTGCTGGAGATTTGA
- a CDS encoding NADH:flavin oxidoreductase has translation MYPRLAQLKNVDAFRARCAELNLTVPCDDTILTAAQGSPLAGPLKIGGVTLGNRWCIHPMEGWDANRDGSPSEHTLRRWRHFGLSGAKLIWGGEAAAVQPDGRANPNQTLATAENRAGLAALLNELTKAHRERFGSTDDLLVGLQLTHSGRFSRPNSKQLEPRIAYHHPLLDEKFGIDPKSASVVWADDDLERLIDRYVIAAGLARQAGYRFVDVKSCHGYLLHEFLSAYRRPGKFGGDFEGRTRLLRTIVGRVRSKYPDLLVLVRLSVFDIPPYVTSREVGQPMAYEGIQPYDLGFGLNPADPMQMDLTEPIKLIRTLAAEGVASVNVSCGSPYYNPHIQRPAAFPPSDGYQPPEDPLVGVARQLDATRQCQMAAPELPMVGSGFSYLQDYLPHVAQAVVRAGWMQMVGLGRMVLSYPDLPADTLASGRLERKKVCRTFSDCTTAPRHALVSGCYPLDAYYKALPEAEQMRAIKQELRHGE, from the coding sequence ATGTATCCACGCCTTGCCCAACTGAAGAACGTCGACGCCTTTCGCGCCCGCTGTGCCGAGTTGAACCTGACGGTGCCGTGCGACGACACGATCTTGACGGCGGCCCAGGGATCACCGCTGGCCGGGCCGTTAAAGATTGGCGGCGTGACGCTCGGCAATCGTTGGTGCATCCATCCGATGGAAGGCTGGGACGCCAATCGTGATGGCTCTCCGAGCGAGCACACGTTGCGGCGCTGGCGGCATTTCGGCCTCAGCGGCGCGAAGCTGATCTGGGGGGGCGAGGCGGCCGCCGTCCAACCCGACGGTCGCGCCAACCCGAACCAAACACTGGCCACGGCCGAGAACCGCGCCGGCCTGGCCGCGCTGCTCAACGAGTTGACCAAGGCGCACCGTGAGCGCTTCGGCTCGACGGATGACTTGCTGGTCGGCTTGCAACTGACCCACTCGGGTCGATTCTCGCGCCCCAACAGCAAACAGCTTGAACCTCGGATCGCGTACCATCATCCCTTGCTGGACGAAAAGTTCGGCATCGACCCGAAGAGCGCATCGGTCGTCTGGGCCGACGACGATCTCGAGCGGCTGATCGACCGCTATGTCATCGCGGCCGGTTTGGCGCGCCAGGCCGGCTATCGGTTCGTCGACGTGAAGAGCTGTCACGGCTATTTGCTGCATGAGTTCTTGAGCGCATATCGCCGGCCGGGCAAGTTTGGCGGCGACTTTGAAGGCCGGACTCGCTTGTTGCGCACGATTGTCGGTCGCGTGCGGAGCAAGTATCCCGACTTGCTCGTCCTGGTGCGGCTCAGCGTGTTCGATATTCCGCCCTACGTGACCAGTCGCGAAGTCGGCCAGCCGATGGCGTACGAAGGGATTCAGCCCTACGACCTGGGCTTCGGATTGAACCCGGCCGACCCGATGCAGATGGACCTGACCGAGCCGATCAAGCTGATTCGCACGCTGGCGGCCGAAGGGGTGGCCAGCGTCAACGTCTCGTGCGGCAGCCCTTACTACAACCCGCACATTCAACGGCCGGCAGCGTTTCCGCCCAGCGATGGTTATCAGCCGCCGGAGGATCCGCTGGTCGGCGTGGCGCGACAACTCGACGCCACGCGCCAATGTCAGATGGCCGCGCCCGAGTTGCCGATGGTCGGCAGCGGGTTCTCGTACCTGCAGGACTATTTGCCTCACGTGGCCCAAGCCGTCGTCCGCGCCGGTTGGATGCAAATGGTCGGGCTGGGGCGGATGGTGCTCAGCTATCCCGACCTGCCGGCCGACACGCTGGCTAGTGGTCGCTTGGAGCGCAAGAAGGTCTGTCGCACGTTCAGCGACTGTACCACCGCGCCGCGCCACGCGCTGGTGTCGGGCTGCTATCCGCTGGACGCCTATTACAAGGCGCTTCCCGAAGCCGAGCAGATGCGCGCCATCAAGCAAGAGCTGCGTCACGGCGAATGA
- a CDS encoding ThuA domain-containing protein — translation MTSSPAPRKPLENVLVYSNPAWYRHTTLSATNHWFFHFALDNGINIDETADPEKLELDDLMRYQVLVLNSATNFGEGLGEKQRRELIEWFRQGHGIVAIHAAAVHHNAWDWYANLVGCDFAADSDRTRARLVIDPTAYHHPAVAPFAPEWWITEEWLCFDRAVTGQPNVKVLMRLDESTFDPIRVKFKEMNVAPMGADHPAAWTREVEGGRFLYTAIGHDVRVLNSEFGRRHMLEALRWAAGAV, via the coding sequence ATGACTTCCTCTCCGGCCCCGCGCAAGCCACTGGAAAACGTCCTGGTCTACAGCAACCCGGCCTGGTATCGCCACACCACGCTGTCGGCCACGAACCATTGGTTCTTCCATTTCGCGCTCGACAACGGCATTAATATCGACGAGACCGCCGATCCCGAGAAGCTGGAACTCGACGACCTGATGCGCTATCAGGTGTTGGTCCTCAACAGCGCGACCAACTTTGGCGAAGGGTTGGGCGAGAAGCAACGCCGCGAATTGATCGAATGGTTTCGCCAGGGTCACGGTATCGTCGCGATCCACGCCGCGGCGGTACATCACAACGCTTGGGATTGGTACGCCAATCTGGTCGGCTGCGACTTCGCGGCCGACTCGGATCGGACGCGAGCGCGCTTGGTAATCGATCCGACCGCCTACCATCACCCTGCCGTGGCGCCGTTCGCACCCGAGTGGTGGATCACCGAGGAATGGCTCTGCTTCGATCGGGCCGTGACGGGGCAACCGAATGTGAAGGTGTTGATGCGGCTGGACGAGTCGACGTTCGATCCGATCCGCGTGAAGTTCAAGGAGATGAACGTCGCGCCGATGGGGGCAGATCACCCGGCCGCGTGGACGCGCGAAGTCGAAGGTGGCCGCTTCCTGTACACCGCCATCGGCCACGATGTGCGAGTGTTGAACAGCGAATTCGGCCGCCGGCACATGCTCGAAGCCCTCCGCTGGGCCGCCGGCGCGGTGTGA